In Alcaligenes faecalis, the sequence TTTAATTGCCGCCCCAAGCCCAAAAAGCCTGTGCTAATCAGGCATGGGCGGCGCATATGTATTGATGATTAATAGGGATAAACCCATGAAACGACGCGATTTTTTCAAACTGACTTTAGGTGCCAGCCTGTTGAGCAGCCTGCCTATGCGAAGCTGGGCGCAAGGCATGATGGGGCACCACGGCTCCATGTCCGGCGATATGCCCGGCCACGGCATGAGCACCCGCCAAGGACTGATGCCCATAGACAAAATGCCGGCTGGCCAGGCTCTGCAAGTGTTGCCTGTGCTTAAAAACAGTAGTCAAAAAAAGGGGCTTTTCCAGGCCAAAATTACTGCAGCTGCCCATCAACGCGTTCTGGCGGATGACAAAAGCACCGAGCTCTGGCTATACAATGGCCAAGCTCCCGGCCCGCTGATCGAGCTGTATGAGGGTGATCAGGTAGAAATCGAATTTGAAAACCAGCTGGCCCAAGCCACTACCATTCACTGGCACGGTTTGCCGGTTCCCTCGGATCAGGACGGCAACCCGCAAGACGCCGTCATGCCAGGACAAAGCCGCTACTACCGCTTTACCTTGCCCGAAGGCTGCGCCGGTACCTACTGGTATCACCCGCATCCTCATGGCAAAAGCGGGGAGCAGGTCGCCCATGGGCTAGGCGGGACAATTATTGTTCGCTCTCCCAAAGACCCGTTAAAGGACTACACAGAGCAGCACTGGGCCATTAGCGATTTGCGGCTGGACATCAATGGCCACATCCCGGCCAACACAGGTCCCGACTGGATGAATGGCAGGGAAGGGCAGTTCGTCCTGCTGAATGGTCAACGCCAACCGCTTATCCAGGCAAGCACTGCTGAACGCATCCGTATCTGGAACTCGTGTTCTGCCCGATATTTAAAGCTACATATCCCCGGCGCCCGCCTGGTTCAAGTCGGTACGGATGGCGGACTGTTGGAACAGCCCTTGGCAGCCACCGATTCGATTTTGATGGCCCCGGCCGAGCGGGTGGAGTTCTTTATCCAGGCGGACAAAGACCTGGATAGCCGCCTGCAAGCGCTGTACTACGACCGGCAAAAAATGATGGTGCAGGAAGATCCCGAAACCTTGACACTGGCGACACTAAAAATCCGCCATCAGGAAATCCAACTGCCCGAGCAATTGCGCGCAATTCCTGCGATTCCAGCAGCCTCCAGCACCGCAAAAGTCGTATTCAGCGAAGTCATGCCCATGAACCATGACATGCAATCCGGGCAAGGCTCTGGCATGGCAAGTTCGTCCGGGATGAATCATCAGGGCATGGCAGGAATGGATAGCGACGCCATGATGCCCGGCATGGCTGCCATGCGCTCCATGTTTCGCATCAACAATCAGGTCTACGACATGGACCGCATCGACCTGCGTTGCCCGACAGGGGAGTGGCAATACTGGGACGTGATCAACGACTCCCATATGGACCATCCTTTCCATCTGCACGGAACCCAGTTTCAGGTATTGGCGCGTCAAACCGGGATGCTGTCCGTACCGGAGGCTTTCCGGGCCTGGCGCGATACGGTGAATCTGCGCCCCAACGAGACAGTCCGGCTGGCATTTCGCCAGGAATTACCGGGTCTGCGTATGTTCCACTGCCACATCCTGGAGCACGAGGACCTGGGCATGATGGCGCAGCTCATGGTGGAGTAGCCTGATCCCTGACGTAGCGCCTTGAAAACATCCGCCCTGCAAGCCTGTGTGCCAGCAGGGCGGACAAAGCAGTCCTGCTTGAAAAAAACCCGACGTCGCCTGCATTACAATACCGCTTTTGAATTCCTCATTTTCAGCGGAGCACGCGCCATGAGCCTGTTGGGCACCCCTTTATCGTCGTCGTCGGACAAAATCATGCTCTTGGGCTCGGGAGAGCTGGGCAAAGAAGTGCTGATTGCGCTGCAGCGCCTGGGGGTTGAAACCATAGCGGTAGACCGCTACGAGAACGCACCTGGCCAACAAGTCGCCCATCACTCGCGCACCATCACCATGAGTGACGCCGAGCAACTGCGCGCCCTGATCGAAAAAGAAAAGCCCACCCTGGTCGTGCCCGAGATTGAAGCCATTGCCACCGGCGTGCTGGAAGAGCTGGAAGCCCAGGGCAAAGTGCGCGTTATTCCAACCGCCCGTGCCGCTCGTCTGACCATGGACCGTGAAGGCATCCGCCGCCTGGCCGCTGAAACCCTGGGCGTTCCCACCAGCCCCTACCAGTTCTGCGAATCGCTGGAAGAACTGCAAGCCGCTATCGATGGCAAGATTGGCTATCCCTGCGTGGTCAAACCCTTGATGAGCAGCTCAGGCAAAGGCCAAAGCAAGATCAGCGGCCCAGATGATGTTGCCAAAGCCTGGGACTACGCCATGGCGGGTGGCCGCGTCAGCCAATGCCGCGTCATTGTTGAAGGCTTTATCGACTTCGACTACGAAATCACCTTGTTGACCGTCCGTGCCGTAGGCGCAGACGGCCAGATAGAAACCCAATTCTGCGATCCTATCGGCCACAAACAAGTGGATGGCGACTACGTGGAAAGCTGGCAGCCACAGCCCATGAGCCCTAAAGCTCTGCAAAGCGCGCGCGAGATTGCCCAAGCCGTTACCCAGAACCTGGGCGGTCAGGGCTTGTTTGGCGTAGAGCTGTTCGTGAAGGGCGATCAGGTCTGGTTCAGTGAAGTCAGCCCCCGTCCTCACGACACCGGCATGGTTACCATGGCCACCCAATGGCAGTCCGAATTTGAGCTGCATGCACGCGCCATTCTGGGCCTGCCTGTGAATACCGCCTTGCGTATGCCCGGCGCCAGCGCCGTGATCTACGGCGGTGTAGACGCAAAAGACGTGGATTTCCTGAATGTGGCCGAAGCCTTGCGCATCCCGCAAACCGATATCCGTCTGTTCGGCAAACCCGAGAGCTTTGAAAAGCGCCGCATGGGTGTCGCCCTGGCAGCAGACGCTGACCTGGAAACAGCCCGCGCCAACGCCCGCCAAGCGGCTGCCACCGTCAAAGTCCAAGCCCGCTAAAACAAGGAGTTTTCCACCATGCCCATCATCGTCGTCCTGCTGTTCATAGGGATTATTGCGGCGCTTGTGTATGGTGGAATGCAGCTCTTTAGTCTGGTCAGCGCCAGTGCCGGGGTCATCGCCGCTATCTTGAGCCTGCTGATCGCGGCGGCCATTCTGGTGACCCCCTTTATCGTATGGCGGCGCCGTTATCTGGCCATCCACGGCAAAAAACAGCAAGGCCAGCGCATTCTGGAACTGGCTTTACCTGATGGCTCGATACGCCTGGATGCTCTGCAAAAACGCGGCCAGATTCAAACCGGGCAGGGCGCGCGCGGGTTTATTTTTGCGGATATAGAAGCAATCGAGCTGCAGGGCAGGGGATTGAAGCTGACTTTGCGTAACCCGGCACAAAGCTGGGACATTCAACCCGCCCATGCCGCAGAAGCCAAGCGTTGGCACAAGATACTAAGTCTGGCAGCGCGGCAGGATTTATAAGGCTCGTTGTCTCTACAAGCAGACAGCACATCCTGCAGAAGTAAAACCGTCACTCCCTAATACAGTACGCAGCAAAGCCTTGCCGGAAAAAAACACTTGCAGCCTTATACCTGCTCACTGACCTGATCAGACAAGGCCGGCTCATTCAAGCTGATCATGTGTTCATCCAGGGACTCCAGCGTTTCGACTACCGTGCGCAGCACCTGAATACGAGCGGCTTTCTTGTCCTTGCTGGGCACAATATGCCAAGGTGCCATGTGAGTATCGGTCTGGGCGAACATCTCCTGGGCGGCGCGTTGATAGGCCGTCCATTTTTCCCGATTACGCCAATCGTCTTCCGTAATCTTGTAATTCTTGAAGGGCGTTTCCTCGCGGGCCTTGAAGCGCTTGAGCTGCTCGTCCTTATCAATATCCAGCCAGAACTTGATCACAGCTGTGCCGTTGGCTAGCAACTGCGCCTCAAATTCGTTGATTTCCTCGTAAGAACGATGCCAGGCGGCGCGAGAAATCAATTTTTCCACTCGCTCGACCAGTACACGGCCATACCAGGATCGATCAAAAATCGAGATTTCACCCAGACGCGGCAGTTTGCGCCAGAAACGCCATAGATACGGGCGCGCCAACTCCACAGTGTTAGGGGCAGAAATAGGGTGGATATCGTAAGTGCGTACATCCAGGGCTTCAGTCAAACGTCGAATAGTGCCACCTTTACCCGCCGCATCACGCCCCTCGAACACCAGCACTAAAGAGTGCTTGCGGAAGGCTTTGCTACGTACCGCGCAGGACAAACGACCTTGCCAATGCAGGAGCTCAGCATCGTAATCCTGTACAGGTTCTTCAGGAGGAGGGGACTGCAGCGAGACAGTCGGGACGTTCAAGCGGAACGGGAAAGCATGCGGCTCTTTCACCTGACGCGGGACGATAGGCTTATCCATCGCCTCCAGAACCACCTTGGCCAAAGACACATCACGCAGGTTCTTATCCGCGCTGGGGATCACCACCCAGGGCGCGTAATTTCGATGAGTCAGATTGATGGTTTGCGTAGCGGCATTGCGCAAACGATTGAATTGCTTGTGAACTTTCAGGTCAGCCTTGCTGACGCGCCAGGCTGTATTGGGATCAGACATCAGGGTTGCGCATCGATCCAGCTGAGCCTGGGCGGAAAGATGGAACCACAGCTTCAGAACCTGCACGCCTTGATATGCCAACTGCGCCTCAAAACGATTGATCAGATGGGTATACAGCGCAATCTTCGCCGGATCCGGTTCTTTACGGCCCAATTCTTTCATCAAAGGGGCGTACCAGGAACCAAACACCAAACCTGTCTGACCACGAGCCGGCAGACTATTCCAATAACGCCACATCAAAGGGCGCATGGCTTCTTCTTCACTTAACTTGCCGAACGCCAGAGTGTGCACATGGCGAGGGTCCAACCACGTGTTCAAGGTATTGATCGCAGAGCCTTTACCCACACCATCCATACCCGCCACCACAATCAGCAGAGTTTGATCTGCTTTATCCAGGCGTTCGTACTGCTTGGACAGCAAGGCTTCGCGCAGAACCTCAATCTGCTCCTTGGCCAAGTCATCACTCAAGCTGGGATCGCGTTCGGCAAACTGTAGTACATGGCCCATGGTGCTTTGCTCCGGTTTACATAGCTGCTCACTATAACCATGCAAGAACAAGAAAAACTACCGTTTACGCAAAAATAAGTGGCTCGATGAACAGGGAAGGGAGCAGGACCACACATGGACGAGACCTATCAGTCCACACGTCACCATTCAGGCATCTAAACAACAGAACCCTAATATTTTTATTATTCTTGAATTTTCTTTTTTTAAAAATATTTTTATTTTTAGACCTGCTTATTCTTAAAAATAACCAAAATCTGTTTTTTCTTGTCATTATTCATCTTCATTAGCCAACCAATTCATTAAAACAAAAAATTCAGCTATCTTATTTTTTAAAAACCATCCTAAATATCAATAAGTTAGTTTGGTTAATATTTCATCTAACTTAAGCTATCCATAATCAAGAAATTTTTTGATTTTTGTTTTTCTTTTAATGTCGCAGTATCTTTTCATTCCTCACAATCTGGAGAACACAATGTCAAGTACAGCTGAAATCACCTACGACCAAAAAGAAATAGCGAAATTCTTTTCCGAAAAAATCGTTGAAATCTATAGAGAAATTGACCCAGCCCGCTCGATAGATAATGATATTTCCGATATTTTGGCTGATGGTTTGCTGCAAGAGTACAAAACATCACGGTCTGAAAAATCCTTTTCTGGTGAAGCCCCAGGGAGTTTTGAGAACACACGAAGAATTTCCACCTTCAGCGCTACCAGATCCAGCACCATACTGGACAAGACCTTAGATATCATTCCAGTTTTAAAAATAAATATAAAAGTTGTAGAAACTGGTGGAGGAGGTCATGTTGTGAAGATCACACCTATTGCGTTCGGAAAGAATCTGGACGGAATGGATTTGTATTACGAAAATGGTAAAGCCTCAGTGACGCATAAATACCTATCACCATTGGTTGATATTTGGTACACCATCAAACTCAATGTCCATAACGGCTTTCATGGCGAGTTCGATGCCGATATCAAAGTTGTCGGGATTAAAAAGTTCCATGTCGGTCCACTGAATCTGGACATCTAAACTCTCGTTTAGGCAGTCCCAAGATCCAACAAGAGTTCCAGACAGCGCCTTAGGGCGCTTTTTTGTTAAATACCTGAACGTAGCATCTTTAGGATTGAGACCAGGACCAGGATCAAGCTCGTCATCACTGACAGAATCGGAAGCAGCGCCCAAGCCACTTCAAAGCCAAGGCTCGAGACACACGGCGAAAAGTGGGTGAGCAAACATAGGCTTCTATGTCTGGCAGGAACAAGACAAAGTGAAAGGAGTATTTAAGTCCAACAGGAGAAACAGGGCATTACCGAGATCAGTTGAGCTGCCTTTATAAACATGACTTTACATAATATACATTATGCGGTTATTCATAATACTCAGACTACCATCCACCAAGGGCCTGAAATCCTGCATGCTGTCGATACAAGCCCTTGATATATACTCCCCAGTCTTTCGATCTTCAGGCTGCACCGCTAAATAGCAAACCGCGAGTCTTGCGCTACATAACAGAGCCAACCAACATGATGAAATTCGTTTTAGTAAGCTCCTGCCTGCTTGGCAAACCTGTCCGCTACAACGGCACCCACAAGCTTGCAGAGAATGAAGTGTTGGCGCGCTGGCTGAACGAAGGTCGTGTCGTCTCCGTGTGCCCTGAGCTTGCAGGTGGCATGCCGGTCCCTCGTCCTCCTGCTGAAATTATCGGAGGCGGTGGCATGCGGGTGTTTTCAGGGCTGGCGCGTGTTGTGGATGCTCAGGGAAATGACGTGTCGCGCGCTTTCGTCGCTGGCTCCGTGCAAACTTTAGAGCAAGCAAAGCTCAAAGGTATTCGGGTCGCCGTTCTTAAAGAAGACAGCCCATCCTGTGGTTCCAGCTCTATTTACGACGGCACCTTCACAGGTAACCGTATTCAGGAACAAGGCGTCACCGCCGCTTTACTGGAATCCGAAGGCATTCGGGTCTTTAGCGAGACGCAGTTTGCACAGGCTGAGGCCTATCTCCGTAGCTTGGACGCTGAGGCTACGGAGTAAGAGAATCCCCTTGTTGTCCCCTGCCCGGCTGGATCCAACTATTTGCCCATCCAAAGAAATCTCCCGGCCTTGCGCGAAGGTATAGCCCAGACGCCACTGCGATGCTTGGCTCATACACAGCAAGAGCAACCGCCTAAGCAAGCAGCTTCTCCCAAGGAGCACCACTGGAAAAGGCCTTTTCCACCCATGCTTTGAATGCTGCTGTTTTCGATGGCGTGAACTTGACGGAGGGACGGATAAAGTAGATGGCTGACTGTCTGTCGAATGTCCAGCCAGGCAGAACAGGCACTAAAGTCCCTGCCGCAATATCTCGCGCAACCAGCCAGTTGCTGGACCCAAGTATGCCTATCCCTTGGCGCGCGGCGTCCAGCAAGGCTTCGCCATCATTGCTGACAAAGTTTCCCCTTGCCGTGACCGCAAGCGCTTCCTCACCTTGATATAAAACCCACTCAGGATAGGTACGCAAGCCTGTATGACCAAGACAATTGTGATTGGCCAAGTCTTTGGGATGAGCAGGACGAGTATGTGTTTCAAGGTACTGGGGAGAAGCACACAAAATTCTGCTGTGACTACAAAGCCGATTCGCAATCAGGCGGCTATCCTCTAAAGCGCCGACTCGAATGCAAGCGTCATATCCCTCGGCAATCACATCCACGTACTTGTCCGAGTAGTCCGTGTGCACCGTCAAGCGGGGCTGGGCCTGGGCGAATCGCGCAATAATCGGACTAAGCCACATCCTGCCTAACGCACCAGGCAGGCTAATCCTTAGACTGCCCACTATCTCTTTAGACAGGTGCCCAGCTTCCTGCTCTGCCTCGTCAAGTATTTGAGCAGCCTCACTCAGCCTTTCATAAAAGCGCTCACCGGCATCTGTCAGCTTGATACGCCGTGTGGAGCGTTCAATCAAGCGCACGCCCAAACGCTCTTCAAGCGAGGCAATCCGTTTGGAAATAATTGATGGATGACGTTGCAGTTTCAGGGCCGCCGCAGAAAATGATCCGGCACGGACAATTGCAATGAATGCAGCAAACTCATCTGATTGCTGGCTGGCAAATGAGGAAGCGCCCACTTAGCACCTCTCCGAAGACTGACTGTACATAGCACACTCCTGATCAAGCATAGCCCGCACACAGACTATTTCCTTACATATCAGTTGTGCATCATACGCACTAATCACGCTTATGTTTTTTGATAAGGTAAAAAACACGCCCATTTCAGGGCAAGACACTTATCCAAGCAGGTGCTTATATGCAGGTTAAATTCAAGCAAGTTGATGTTTTTGCCAACACCTCATTCAAAGGCAATCCGGTCGCCGTCGTGCTTGATGCCACGGGCCTGACCGAGTCCCAGATGCAAGGGATTGCCAACTGGACAAACGTCTCAGAAACGACTTTTGTGTCTTCCACTACAGATCCTGCCGCAGACTACAAGATCAAAATCTTTACTCCAAGCTCGGAACTGCCCTTTGCGGGACACCCAACGATTGGAACGGCACATGCGCTGATTGAAGCCGGTATCGTCCAGCCCAGAAATGGCTGGATTACCCAGCAATGTGAAGTCGGCTTGATTCCAATCCGGGTAGAGCGCGAAAGCAATGGGTCTGCCCGGATTTTCTTTGAGCTGCCCAAATCAGAATTTACAGAGCTGAACACCGAAGAAATCCAGCGCGTTCAAGACATTCTTGGAGCCCCTGCCCTGTCTGCCATCACACCCAGGTTTGTGAATGTCGGACCCATTCATACCGTGGTGCAACTGCCTACTGCGCAGGACGTATTAGCGCTGACACCCAAGCTGGATGATCTGCATAGATTCAGCAAAGAGCACGGTACAGCAGGCATCGTCGTATTCGGTGCCCAGAAAAGTGGCGCGGAAAGCGCCATCGAAGCCCGGTCCTTCTTCCCCATACTCGGCATCAACGAGGACCCGGTGTGCGGAAGCGGCAATGGCGCAATCGCCGCATTTATTGCCGAGACTCAGCAAACCAGCGTATTCGGCAATCACTTTTCAAGCTCTCAGGGCCGGGTACTCGGGCGCGAAGGAAAGATAGCACTCAGAATTTCTCCAGACTCCCGTATTCAGGTGGGCGGAGAAAGTGTCACGACTATTGATGGACTCATTTCAATCTAAGCGGCTTGCACATGCACAAATCTATTATTTCGACTGAACATGCTCCCAGCACTTTGGGGGCGTACTCTCAAGGTGTCCGAACAGGGGATTTTCTCTACACCTCCGGGCAAATTGGCATTGATCCCGTCTCAATGCAGCTTGTAGACGGCGTTGAGAATCAAATTCGACAGACCTTTCAAAATATCCAGGCTATCTGCGCAGCAGAAGGTGCAGATCTCTCGAACATCATCAAATTAACCGTGCTTCTTGTTGATCAAGATTCGTGGGTCTTGGTCAACAAGGTGATGCAGGAGATGTTCAGCAGCCCATACCCCTCTCGCACGGCCTTTGGTGTGGCATGGCTTCCCCTTGGGGCCGCGATCGAGGTCGAGGCTGTGATACGCCTGGGTTCTTCTGAATAGAAATCACGCCAATTGCACTTTTCCCGTCCAAATTCGGCGTACCCAGCAAAGCTGGAATGCCTGGCCCCAGTCAGACTCAACAGGATCTATGCTGAACTGCTGCGTGCTGGGACGCCGATGTAGATCGGCTTGTCTTCCAGGGCCCCTGAAGCTCAGATCAATTTCGACCTGTCTGTCTTAAGGGGCCAGGGGCAAAGCCGGCTTCGTCTTCATCGGTGTATCCGGGTTCGTGATTCCCAGCGCCGAGTTCAGCACAGGACTGCCCACCTGTAAGTGGCCTTTGAATTTAAAGGACTGCAAGTTGGCCAAAGAAATAGCTAGTTTGGCATTGATAAAGTTGAAGGGAACGATGATTTCCAGCTCCGTTGCTGTGTGAGGGCCTCTGTAGATATACCCTTGCAGCCCAAGTGTCTCGATCAGTGGTTTGCTCTCGGGAATTTGGATTCCTATATCACTTAAGGCTTTTCTGACCAGTCTGGCTTTTTCTTTTTGCGGGACACCAGGGTCCGCTATTTCACTGCCTGTAATGTCTACAAACTGGGTTTTCTTGCCCTTACCATCAAAATTATTGACGGTGGATGCCTCAATGTAGATCAAGTTTATGTAGGCATCGCCGGTTCCATTTTCAGGTAAGGAATCCGGTAAGTACCCCTCTGCCGTCGCACGGTCCTCGGCCACATAGAACCCAGCCCAATCGTCTTTTTTTCCTTCGGGATACGACTTTATAAGCTCTCGATAGCTCTTGTTCTTGGCGGTAATGCCTGAAGACTTGTAGCCAAGAAAGACGCATGAAGGTCCTGGCTGTATGGCAATAGTCGTTACTTTCGCTTTAACGGTCATCTCAGTATCTCCCTGTTCAGAATATTCACCACAAGCTCAATAGAACCCTCGGTATCTATAATTCTCTTTTTAATTATTAATAAAAATAATAGAAAAAAATACCACAGGCAAAGATATAGCGAGAAAGCAATTACCGTCAATCAATCCAGGCGGCTAACTAAAATTATTTATTCCATATAATCAGCAAGTTAAGAAGACATGCTTAATCTATCAGCAGGCATACCAAATTAGCTCTTGGGGATTTTAGAAAGACATGTAAAACCCATTACGCCCCATCCAATATGAAATAAATAAATTTCAATACAGCAAAAAAGAGCTGAAACTAAATGAATGGAATTATGCTGCGCTCCCCATAATCCAGCCGTACGCAATGACCGAGAAGTGTCTCCTGAGCACTGAGCACTGAGCACTGCATTCAGCCTATGCGGTTTTTATAGTTATTGTTCGCACCGCGCTTAATGACTGATTTTCAGAGAAAAACCGTCTTACAGGGTGAGCTTGAAACCCTTGTGGCTAGCCGTAAAGCCCAGTTGCTCATAAAACCGATGTGCATCGGTTCGCGCCATATCCGAGGTCAACTGCACAAGTCGGCATTGACGCTGACGGCATTGTTCTACCGCCCACTGAATCATCAAACGCCCCAATCCCGAGCCACGGGCAGAGCTGGCGATGCGCACGGACTCGATTTCCCCACGCCAGGCACCTTGGTGCGACAGGCCGGGCATATAGGTGATCTGCAAGGTTCCGACAACGGCGCCATTCAGTTCTACAACAGCCAGATACTGATTTGGATCCGCTTCTATCGCTGCAAATGCGTCCAGATAGGACTGAGCCAAAGGCAGGCTGGTGTTCTCACGCTTCTGACCCAGAATATCGTCCGCCAACATGGCCACGATCGCTTCCAGATCTGCTGCTACAGCACGACGAAAAACAGGTGTCGACGTCACTTCAAACTCCTCATCAATGAATAGACGAAATGAACCTGAAATTATGCCTTCAGTAGCTGACTAATCTGTGACTAGCCCCTTCATTCCGAATGCGTATTCTCTGTAATGGCGGGATTGTCAGGTGTTTTCTGTGCATCCAGCCACGCCAGCCAGGATGCTTGCAAACGCCAGGCGCTGGCGGCACCGGGGGCGTAGCCCATAATTTCTTCGATTTCGGGTAGAGAAAAACCACGTTCGATCAAGCCTGCACCAAAGGTATTGCGCAGCCTTTGGGGCGTCATTAACAGATCCATCTGCTTGATCCCCCATTTGCTGACGATACGGGCGAGCGTAGCGGGATTCATCTGCGCTTGGGGCCGGGCAGCACTGATCTGACGGCTCCCAGGAAAGACACGGCTATCTTTTACCCAGGCTGAAGCGTCTTCGGCTCCACTAAAGATCAACCAGCTACGCAAAATGCCTTCGCACCAGACGGGTACAACAACTTCACGTTTTGCCGCGCCAGCAAGCTTGAGCAGGATAGTGCCATCACGCCAGTGGGCTGATTCTTCGTCATCTGCTTCATCTGTTTCTATGGGTTCCACTGAGCGTTTGGCTACGCCTATTGCGGAAGGGTGCAACTGCCCCAACTCCACCGGGCGCAAGCCTGTGCCGAGCATCACAGCCACAATCGTCATATCTCGATATTCACGCCAGCGGGCAGCGATGGTCATATCACTGGCCAGTTCCAGGACTTGCAGCCGGGAGCGCAGGGCCTTGATCGTGGCAAGGCATTGATCTACGGAAAGAAATTGGGTGGCCTGGTTGTCAGGGGCCTGGCGCCAGGTTTCCTTGAAGGGGTCATTAATAGCGGGGGCTAGTGCGGGGTTTTCCGAGCGGCCATCCTGGCGGCAGAGCTCTTCGTAAGCACGGGCGATGACTTGTTGATAACGCTCGCGCTGCGGCCGGCGCACTTCGTCCAGATTGCTCAAGAAGTCCCGAATATCAACGGGTTTGATCTGGGTGTACTGCTTTTTGTGGTCTTGCAGCGCCTGCAAGAAGCGTCGCCATAAAGTGCGATAAACCCGCTGCGTGCTCGGTGCCATGGGCGGGCGTTGATGCTGCAGCCACGTATCAAACAAGGCCTCTGCCGAAATATCTGCAGCCTGCGAGCCCAAAATGGGCAGGTCAAACTGCCCTTCTTCTTTTGTAGACCGTTTTTTCATTTTGCATCCATCTTTTCCGTTAATTGCATTTTATTGTCAGGCTAGACAGTATGGCAAGGGGCCTTGCAGCGATAAGACAAGGCAAATAAAGGGAAAACAGGAAAATGTCTTGGTGTGCATGGCAGACTTATGAGAATGCGTACAATGCTGCAGCCTGACAACCTTTACGAGCCACGCCACGATGAAGTACTTGGTCACCACCCCACATCGCTCTGAATATCCCAACCCCTTGGTCCTGAAAAAAGGCGACTTTCTTAAGATCGGAGAGCTGTGTCAAGGTCCGGAAAATTGGGATAACTGGATTTATTGCTCTACCAATGAACACTCCGGCGGATGGGTGCCTGAGCAAATTATTGAACGCCTGCCCGAAGCGGGTACAGGGCAGGCGCTGCAAGATTACAGCGCCCAGGAAATGGATGTGGATGAAGGTGATCTGGTTCAAGGGGAGAAAATTCTGAATGGCTGGTGCTGGTGTCAGCGCCCCCGGGATGGTGCCCGGGGGTGGGTGCCTATCAGCCACCTCTCCGCCCTGCTTTCTGAAACCTGATTCCTTGCGGCACGGCTGGCAACAGGAACAGCAGCAGCAACAACAACGACACCAA encodes:
- a CDS encoding multicopper oxidase family protein; the protein is MKRRDFFKLTLGASLLSSLPMRSWAQGMMGHHGSMSGDMPGHGMSTRQGLMPIDKMPAGQALQVLPVLKNSSQKKGLFQAKITAAAHQRVLADDKSTELWLYNGQAPGPLIELYEGDQVEIEFENQLAQATTIHWHGLPVPSDQDGNPQDAVMPGQSRYYRFTLPEGCAGTYWYHPHPHGKSGEQVAHGLGGTIIVRSPKDPLKDYTEQHWAISDLRLDINGHIPANTGPDWMNGREGQFVLLNGQRQPLIQASTAERIRIWNSCSARYLKLHIPGARLVQVGTDGGLLEQPLAATDSILMAPAERVEFFIQADKDLDSRLQALYYDRQKMMVQEDPETLTLATLKIRHQEIQLPEQLRAIPAIPAASSTAKVVFSEVMPMNHDMQSGQGSGMASSSGMNHQGMAGMDSDAMMPGMAAMRSMFRINNQVYDMDRIDLRCPTGEWQYWDVINDSHMDHPFHLHGTQFQVLARQTGMLSVPEAFRAWRDTVNLRPNETVRLAFRQELPGLRMFHCHILEHEDLGMMAQLMVE
- the purT gene encoding formate-dependent phosphoribosylglycinamide formyltransferase produces the protein MSLLGTPLSSSSDKIMLLGSGELGKEVLIALQRLGVETIAVDRYENAPGQQVAHHSRTITMSDAEQLRALIEKEKPTLVVPEIEAIATGVLEELEAQGKVRVIPTARAARLTMDREGIRRLAAETLGVPTSPYQFCESLEELQAAIDGKIGYPCVVKPLMSSSGKGQSKISGPDDVAKAWDYAMAGGRVSQCRVIVEGFIDFDYEITLLTVRAVGADGQIETQFCDPIGHKQVDGDYVESWQPQPMSPKALQSAREIAQAVTQNLGGQGLFGVELFVKGDQVWFSEVSPRPHDTGMVTMATQWQSEFELHARAILGLPVNTALRMPGASAVIYGGVDAKDVDFLNVAEALRIPQTDIRLFGKPESFEKRRMGVALAADADLETARANARQAAATVKVQAR
- the pap gene encoding polyphosphate:AMP phosphotransferase; this translates as MGHVLQFAERDPSLSDDLAKEQIEVLREALLSKQYERLDKADQTLLIVVAGMDGVGKGSAINTLNTWLDPRHVHTLAFGKLSEEEAMRPLMWRYWNSLPARGQTGLVFGSWYAPLMKELGRKEPDPAKIALYTHLINRFEAQLAYQGVQVLKLWFHLSAQAQLDRCATLMSDPNTAWRVSKADLKVHKQFNRLRNAATQTINLTHRNYAPWVVIPSADKNLRDVSLAKVVLEAMDKPIVPRQVKEPHAFPFRLNVPTVSLQSPPPEEPVQDYDAELLHWQGRLSCAVRSKAFRKHSLVLVFEGRDAAGKGGTIRRLTEALDVRTYDIHPISAPNTVELARPYLWRFWRKLPRLGEISIFDRSWYGRVLVERVEKLISRAAWHRSYEEINEFEAQLLANGTAVIKFWLDIDKDEQLKRFKAREETPFKNYKITEDDWRNREKWTAYQRAAQEMFAQTDTHMAPWHIVPSKDKKAARIQVLRTVVETLESLDEHMISLNEPALSDQVSEQV
- a CDS encoding DUF523 domain-containing protein, whose translation is MKFVLVSSCLLGKPVRYNGTHKLAENEVLARWLNEGRVVSVCPELAGGMPVPRPPAEIIGGGGMRVFSGLARVVDAQGNDVSRAFVAGSVQTLEQAKLKGIRVAVLKEDSPSCGSSSIYDGTFTGNRIQEQGVTAALLESEGIRVFSETQFAQAEAYLRSLDAEATE
- a CDS encoding LysR family transcriptional regulator is translated as MGASSFASQQSDEFAAFIAIVRAGSFSAAALKLQRHPSIISKRIASLEERLGVRLIERSTRRIKLTDAGERFYERLSEAAQILDEAEQEAGHLSKEIVGSLRISLPGALGRMWLSPIIARFAQAQPRLTVHTDYSDKYVDVIAEGYDACIRVGALEDSRLIANRLCSHSRILCASPQYLETHTRPAHPKDLANHNCLGHTGLRTYPEWVLYQGEEALAVTARGNFVSNDGEALLDAARQGIGILGSSNWLVARDIAAGTLVPVLPGWTFDRQSAIYFIRPSVKFTPSKTAAFKAWVEKAFSSGAPWEKLLA
- a CDS encoding PhzF family phenazine biosynthesis protein produces the protein MQVKFKQVDVFANTSFKGNPVAVVLDATGLTESQMQGIANWTNVSETTFVSSTTDPAADYKIKIFTPSSELPFAGHPTIGTAHALIEAGIVQPRNGWITQQCEVGLIPIRVERESNGSARIFFELPKSEFTELNTEEIQRVQDILGAPALSAITPRFVNVGPIHTVVQLPTAQDVLALTPKLDDLHRFSKEHGTAGIVVFGAQKSGAESAIEARSFFPILGINEDPVCGSGNGAIAAFIAETQQTSVFGNHFSSSQGRVLGREGKIALRISPDSRIQVGGESVTTIDGLISI
- a CDS encoding RidA family protein, producing the protein MHKSIISTEHAPSTLGAYSQGVRTGDFLYTSGQIGIDPVSMQLVDGVENQIRQTFQNIQAICAAEGADLSNIIKLTVLLVDQDSWVLVNKVMQEMFSSPYPSRTAFGVAWLPLGAAIEVEAVIRLGSSE